A portion of the Rubeoparvulum massiliense genome contains these proteins:
- a CDS encoding BaiN/RdsA family NAD(P)/FAD-dependent oxidoreductase translates to MDNRHFDIIVVGGGPAGLMAAIAAAQQGRSVCLVEKGKRLGKKLIISGGGRCNVTNRLPVEEIIAHLPGNGRFLYGAFAQFNNEDIIRFFQERGVQLKEEDHGRMFPVDDRSTTILHTLEKELQQLNVQLIMNDPVVKISFSPLPFTLELSSSHFIRSKSIIVAVGGKAVPETGSTGDGYAWAQAAGHTITPLFPTEVPIVSRSNIIEGRELQGLSLRNIALTVYSHKGKRIITHRGDMIFTHFGLSGPAALRCSQFVVKELAKVPEKPVQMEIDLYPDHSEPQLMEEITQNLAQEGKRSIRNLLKPYIPERMINPILGFAQIQPDIIGDSLQQKAWQELVHLLKHFPIAVHGTLPLEKAFVTGGGVSIKEIDPKTMGSRLLPGLYFAGEILDIHGYTGGYNITAALVTGYVAGLHAAQWVQGDTCNY, encoded by the coding sequence ATGGATAATCGTCACTTTGATATCATTGTTGTCGGTGGTGGACCAGCTGGCCTGATGGCTGCCATTGCAGCTGCGCAACAAGGTAGATCCGTCTGCTTAGTTGAAAAAGGGAAGCGTCTAGGTAAGAAGCTGATTATTTCAGGTGGAGGACGCTGCAATGTAACCAATCGCCTACCTGTTGAGGAGATCATTGCCCATCTTCCTGGTAATGGCCGCTTTTTATATGGTGCCTTTGCCCAGTTTAATAATGAAGATATCATCCGTTTCTTCCAGGAACGAGGTGTTCAGCTTAAGGAAGAAGATCATGGTCGGATGTTCCCAGTAGATGATCGTTCCACTACGATTCTACATACCCTTGAGAAAGAATTACAGCAATTGAATGTTCAGCTGATCATGAATGACCCTGTGGTCAAAATTTCATTTTCCCCCCTTCCCTTTACATTAGAATTATCCTCTTCACATTTCATACGTAGTAAATCAATTATTGTTGCAGTTGGTGGTAAAGCTGTTCCAGAAACCGGATCCACCGGAGATGGCTATGCTTGGGCGCAAGCGGCAGGTCATACAATCACGCCACTCTTCCCCACAGAGGTGCCTATCGTCTCGCGGTCAAACATCATTGAAGGTCGAGAGCTTCAAGGACTTTCGCTCCGTAATATTGCACTTACTGTTTACTCTCATAAAGGGAAGCGGATCATCACCCATCGTGGGGATATGATCTTCACCCATTTTGGCTTATCTGGTCCAGCTGCTCTCCGTTGTAGTCAATTTGTTGTGAAGGAGCTTGCTAAGGTTCCGGAGAAACCCGTACAGATGGAAATCGACCTCTACCCTGACCACTCTGAGCCACAATTGATGGAGGAAATAACCCAAAACCTTGCTCAAGAAGGGAAGCGTAGCATCCGCAATCTCTTAAAGCCTTACATCCCAGAGCGGATGATTAATCCCATTTTGGGATTCGCCCAAATTCAGCCCGACATAATTGGCGATTCACTTCAACAGAAGGCATGGCAAGAGCTGGTCCATCTTCTCAAGCACTTTCCCATTGCTGTCCATGGAACCCTCCCCTTGGAGAAGGCCTTTGTCACCGGTGGTGGAGTCTCCATCAAAGAGATCGATCCCAAGACCATGGGCTCACGCTTGCTGCCTGGTCTTTATTTTGCTGGCGAGATCCTCGATATCCATGGCTATACCGGTGGCTATAATATTACTGCTGCACTCGTCACTGGTTATGTGGCGGGGTTGCATGCTGCACAGTGGGTTCAAGGTGACACATGTAACTACTAA